The Etheostoma cragini isolate CJK2018 chromosome 15, CSU_Ecrag_1.0, whole genome shotgun sequence genome window below encodes:
- the kat2a gene encoding histone acetyltransferase KAT2A encodes MSDPAAQALQPRLLQVQSTGSAGSSTAATGSGSASSDPARPGLSQQQRASQKKAQVRAFPRAKKLEKLGVFSACKASDTCKCNGWKNPNPPSATRMDLQQQAASLSEPCRSCGHALADHVSHLKNVSEDEINRLLGMVVDVENLFMSVHKEEDTDTKQVYFYLFKLLRKCILQMSQPVVEGSLGSPPFEKPNIEQGVLNFVQYKFSHLAPKERQTMFELSKMFLLCLNYWKLETPTQYRQRTQKDDGTAYKVDYTRWLCYCHVPQSNDSLPRYETTHVFGRSLLKSIFTVTRRQLLEKFRVEKDKLLPEKRTLILTHFPKFLSMLEEEIYGENSPIWESDFTMPASDGTQLGHQTVISPAAVSGSLPKGLSSVSSLGSMDAGSTEPITGEKRKLPEALTLEDAKRIRVMGDIPMELVNEVMMTITDPAAMLGPETNLLTPNAARDETARLEERRGIIEFHVIGNSLSQKSNKKILMWLVGLQNVFSHQLPRMPKEYITRLVFDPKHKTLALIKDGRVIGGICFRMFPTQGFTEIVFCAVTSNEQVKGYGTHLMNHLKEYHIKHNILYFLTYADEYAIGYFKKQGFSKDIKVPKSRYLGYIKDYEGATLMECELNPRIPYTELSHIIKRQKEIIKKLIERKQSQIRKVYPGLTCFKEGVRQIPVESIPGIRETGWKPSNKDKGKEVKDPDVLYNMLKNLLAQIKTHPDAWPFMEPVKKSEAPDYYEIIRFPIDLKTMTERLKNRYYVTKKLFIADLQRIITNCREYNPPDSEYCKSANTLEKFFYFKLKDGGLIEK; translated from the exons ATGTCGGACCCGGCGGCGCAGGCCTTGCAACCCCGGCTTCTCCAAGTCCAGTCTACTGGGTCAGCTGGTTCCAGTACTGCCGCGACAGGCTCCGGATCAGCGAGTAGTGACCCGGCTAGACCGGGACTTAGCCAGCAACAACGTGCAAGCCAGAAGAAAGCCCAAGTCCGAGCTTTTCCACGGGCGAAAAAGCTTGAGAAACTTGGCGTATTCTCCGCATGCAAG GCTAGTGACACATGCAAGTGCAATGGATGGAAAAACCCAAATCCACCCTCAGCCACACGAATGGACCTGCAACAGCAAGCAGCCAGCCTGAGCGAGCCGTGCCGCAGCTGTGGACATGCTCTGG CTGATCATGTGTCACACCTGAAGAATGTGTCTGAGGATGAGATAAACCGCTTGTTGGGGATGGTGGTGGACGTGGAGAACCTCTTCATGTCTGTACACAAAGAGGAGGACACCGACACCAAACAGGTCTACTTCTACCTATTCAAG CTGCTGAGGAAATGCATCCTGCAGATGAGCCAGCCAGTCGTAGAGGGATCCCTCGGAAGTCCACCCTTTGAAAAGCCCAACATCGAGCAG GGGGTTTtgaattttgttcagtataaaTTCAGCCACCTGGCACCAAAGGAAAGGCAGACCATGTTTGAGCTATCAAAGATGTTCCTCTTGTGCCTAAATTACTGGAAGCTGGAGACACCAACACAGTATCGCCAGCGCACTCAGAAGGACGATGGGACAGCATACAAAGTGGACTACAccag GTGGCTGTGCTACTGCCACGTGCCCCAGAGTAACGACAGCCTGCCGCGCTACGAAACCACTCACGTGTTCGGCCGCAGTTTGCTCAAATCCATCTTCACTGTGACCCGACGCCAGCTTCTGGAGAAGTTCAGAGTGGAGAAGGACAAACTGCTACCAGAAAAACGCACGCTCATCCTCACACACTTTCCCAA GTTCTTGTCCATGCTGGAGGAGGAAATCTATGGGGAGAATTCCCCAATCTGGGAGTCCGACTTCACCATGCCTGCCTCCGACGGCACACAGCTGGGACATCAGACCG TGATCAGTCCTGCTGCAGTGTCCGGCTCTCTGCCCAAAGGTCTGAGCAGCGTCTCCTCCCTGGGCAGCATGGACGCTGGAAGCACAGAGCCCATCACAG GAGAGAAGCGCAAACTTCCGGAGGCACTGACCTTAGAGGATGCCAAGCGGATCCGTGTGATGGGAGATATTCCTATGGAGCTGGTCAATGAAGTCATGATGACAATCACTGACCCTGCTGCTATGCTTGGACCTGAG ACTAATCTGCTGACGCCGAACGCTGCCCGTGATGAGACTGCCAGGCTGGAGGAGAGGCGGGGAATCATAGAGTTCCACGTCATTGGAAACTCCCTTTCCCAGAAGTCCAACAAGAAGATCCTGATGTGGCTGGTGGGCCTGCAGAATGTCTTCTCTCATCAATTACCTCGCATGCCCAAAGAGTACATCACACGACTGGTGTTTGACCC GAAGCACAAGACCCTAGCCCTCATCAAAGATGGCCGCGTCATTGGAGGCATCTGTTTTAGGATGTTTCCTACTCAGGGATTCACGGAGATCGTCTTCTGTGCTGTCACATCCAATGAGCAAGTTAAG GGCTATGGTACCCACCTAATGAACCACCTGAAGGAGTAccacatcaaacacaacatccTCTATTTCCTCACTTACGCAGACGAGTACGCCATTGGCTATTTCAAGAAGCAG GGCTTTTCCAAAGACATCAAAGTGCCGAAGAGTCGATACCTTGGATACATCAAAGACTACGAGGGAGCGACCCTCATGGAGTGTGAGCTGAACCCGAGGATCCCCTACACGGAGCTCTCTCATATCATTAAAAGACAGAAGGAG ATTATTAAGAAGCTGATTGAGAGAAAACAGAGCCAGATCAGGAAGGTTTACCCAGGTCTCACCTGCTTTAAAGAGGGAGTACGACAGATCCCGGTGGAGAGCATTCCAGGCATAA gaGAGACCGGCTGGAAACCCAGTAACAAGGACAAAGG GAAAGAGGTGAAGGATCCTGACGTGTTATACAACATGCTGAAGAACCTCCTGGCCCAGATAAAG ACTCATCCTGATGCGTGGCCCTTCATGGAACCAGTGAAAAAATCGGAGGCTCCAGATTACTACGAGATTATCCGCTTCCCCATTG ACCTAAAGACCATGACAGAGAGACTAAAGAATAGGTACTATGTGACCAAGAAGCTTTTCATTGCCGACCTGCAGCGAATCATCAC